The DNA segment TGCAACGAGTCGAGAATCGCGCGTTCGCTCTCAGGAGTGCTGCGCGCTTGATCGGTATCCTCGATCCGCAGCAAAAACTCGCCGCCGTTATGCTTCGCAAAACAGTAGTTCACGAGCGCAACATACGCCGTGCCAACATGAGGGTCGCCCGTCGGAGACGGAGCGACCCGGGTGCGTACTCTCATTTATTCCTTTAGTCCTGAGCCTGTCGAAGGGCCTAACCGACTAGCTCGCGTCGCTTGCCGCACTCCGCTTCGACGAAATCGATGATCTCTTGGAGCGGCGCGCCGGGAGTAAACACCGCTTTGACGCCGGCCTTGCGCAATTCGTCCGCATCTTCGGGCGGAATGGTGCCGCCGCCGAAAAACACGACGTCTCCGGCGCCTTGCGCCTCGAGCTGTTCGAGCACGAGCGGGAAGAGCGTCATGTGCGCACCGGAGAGAATCGAAAGGCCGATTCCATCGGCGTCTTCTTGAATCGCCGTTTGTACGATCTGTTCCGGCGTCTGAAAGAGGCCGGTGTAGATGACTTCCATGCCCGCATCGCGGAGCGCGCGAGCGATGACTTTGGCGCCGCGGTCGTGGCCGTCGAGGCCCGCCTTAGCGATGACGATGCGTAGTGGTCGGTTGGCCATAGATTCCTTTACGTTGAAGTTCCTCGCTCAAACGCAGCGCCTCTTCGAACTTGCGCTTGACTTCGGCAAGCGTGCGCCGCACGCGATGCCGTTCGAATTCCGTTCTTATTCGCATTAAAACACCGATCGCTCCGTGTAGCGGCCGTACACCGCGGCCATTGCCTCCACGATTTCGCCTTCCGAGCAGTAGGCGTTGACGCAGTCGATGAGGTGCGGCATGAGATTGTCGCCTTCGTCGCGGCAGGCTTTTTGCAAGCGGTCTAGCGTCTGTTGCACCTTGCCGGCGTCGCGTTTAGCGCGCAGCTCTTGCAACGAGCGCGCTTGACCTTGCGCGACTTCTTCGGTGATCTTGAGCAGATCGAGATCGCCGCGATCTTCTTCACGCTGGAAGTGATTGACACCGACGATCACGCGATCTTTCGATTCAATCGAACGCTGATAGCGATAGCTCGCCTCCGCGATCTCTTTTTGGAAGAACCCGGCTTCGATCGCTTCGACGACCCCACCGTACTCTTCGATCTGCGTGAAATATGCTTCGGCTTGCCGTTCCATCTCGTCGGTAAGCGCTTCGACGAAGTACGATCCGCCCAGCGGATCGACCACGTTGGTAACGTTGGTTTCGTACGCGAGCACTTGCTGAGTGCGCAGCGCGATCTCCACCGATTTTTCGGTGGGCAGCGCCAGCACTTCGTCCATCGAGTTGGTGTGCAGCGACTGCGTTCCGCCGAGCACCGCGGCCATCGCTTCGAACGCGACGCGAACGATGTTGTTCTCGGGCTGCTGTGCGGTCGCACTGCATCCGGCGGTTTGCGTGTGGAAGCGCAGCTTCCACGAACGCTCGTCCTTCGCGCCGTACTTATCGCGCATGTGACGTGCGTAGATGCGCCGCGCCGCACGGAACTTGGCGATCTCTTCGAAGAAGTCGATGTGCGAGTTGAAAAAGAACGACAGCCGCGGTGCGAACTCGTCGACGTCCATGCCGGCCGCCATGCAGGCTTCGACGTACGCGAAGCCGTCGGCCAGGGTAAAGGCGAGTTCTTGCGCAGCCGTCGATCCCGCCTCGCGGATGTGATAGCCCGAAATGGAGATCGTGTTCCACTTCGGCATCTCGCGCGTGCAGAATTCGATCATGTCGACGATGACGCGCATGTGCGGCCGCGGCGGGAAGATCCATTCTTTCTGCGCGATGTATTCTTTGAGAATATCCGCCTGAATCGTTCCGCCTAGCGCTTTGCGCGGAATGCCCTTCTTCTCAGCGGCTGCAATGTATTGCGCAACTGCAATTGCGGCCGGCCCGTTGATCGTCATCGACGTGGTGATATCGCCCATATCGATGCCGTCGAACAGCGCTTCCATATCGGCGAGCGAGTCGATCGCGACGCCGCACTTGCCGACTTCGCCGCGAGCTTGCGGTGCGTCGGAGTCGTAACCCATCAACGTGGGCATATCGAAGGCTACGGAAAGCCCGTGCTGTCCTTGCTCGAGTAAAAAATGGTAGCGCTCGTTGGTCTGCTTCGCGGTGCCGAAGCCGGCAAATTGACGCATCGTCCAGAGGCGATCGCGGTAGCCGTTGGCGTGAATGCCGCGGACGTACGGAAACTCACCCGGCCACGCCAGATCGCGAGCCAGGTCCAGCCCGGCGACGTCGGCCGGGCCGTAAGCGGTCTTGAGCGGGACGTCTGAGATCGTGCGATCGGTGGCGCCCGACCCCGGACCGCGACGCGACTTCCCCTTGGCAGACGCCGCTTCCCAGCGGCGCTGCTCCTCTTGGAACTCCGGCGTCGGTTCCGCCCCCAGACCCGATGGGCGGTCGATCATTTTGGCCAAAGGTCGCTTCCTCTTTTAAGACGATGCACGAATGCGAACGAGAACGGTTCGACGGCGCTGGGTCATTTTCCCAAGATTGGGCGCCGGAAGCAACCGCCTTTTCGGCCGCAGGCCGAGGCAGCAGCTAGGTTCCGCGAGCGGGGGACCCGATGATTACCTGGAGGAGGGCTCGCTTATGATGAAGCCTTTGTCCCCACTTTTTGTGGCGGCCACCATCATCGTATTGGCGGGCTGCGGCGTGTCGCAGGCGACGCCTTCGATGCCCGCTTCCGGCGACGTCTTCGCGCTGCGCTCGGTAAACCAGGCGCCGTCGCGAGCCCTCGCACCGTTGTGCGCTTCACCGCCCTTGGGATCGTTCCGCTGCTTCGCCTGGGCCCACGCCGCGCATCGCGGTATCGAAGGCTTGACGCCGCACGATCTCCAGAGCGCGTACCGTTTACCTTCGACCAGTCGCGGCTCCGGCCAAATCCTCGCCATCGTCGACGCGTACGACGATCCGCGCGCCGAAAGCGACCTCGACGTGTATCGCGCGCACTTCCATCTCGGCAGCTGCACGGTGAAGAACGGCTGTTTCGAAAAGATCAACGAGTACGGCGTCCGCGGCGATTATCCGCAAGTGGATCGCGGCTGGTCGGGCGAGATCTCGCTCGATCTCGACGCAGCTTCGGCCGTTTGTCCAAACTGCAAACTGCTGCTCGTCGAAGCCACGACCAACACGGCGCGCGATCTCGGTTTCGCGGTGAACGCAGCGGCACGCGCCGGCGCCGGCGTCATCAGCAATTCCTACGGCGGCTACGAATACGCACCGTACGATCCGAACTTCGACCAGCGCGGGAAGGCCATCGTCGTCGCCGGCTCCGGCGATAGCGGATATTTTCCCGAACAGCCGGCGTCGTTTGCGACCGTCGTGGCGGTCGGCGGCACGACGCTCGAACGCGCGCACAACGCGCGCGGTTGGACCGAGCGCGTTTGGAACGACCCCGATATCGGCGCGACCGGCAGCGGCTGCAGCGATTTCGTCGCTAAGCCCTCGTGGCAAACCGACAGAGGCTGCCCGACGCGCGCGGCGGCCGACGTTTCGGCCGTCGGCGATCCGTTGACGGGGCTCGCCGTCTACGACTCGCTGCGGCTGGCGAAGAATCGCCCGGGCGGATGGATGGTTATCGGCGGCACGAGCGCCTCAACGCCAGTCATCGCCGGCATCTACGCGTTGGCCGGTAATGCAAAGGCGCTGTCGTCGACGTTTGCGCAATCGATTTACTCGTCGGCCGGATCGCGATCGCTCAATCACATCCACGCAGGCAGCAACGGCAGCTGCCCGCTGGTCTACGACTACATTTGCCGAGCCGGCCGGGGCTATAACGGCCCGACCGGCTGGGGCACGCCCAACGGCATCGGCGCGTTCTAGCTCCGAACAGCGAGTAGCGTCACCCTTTGTCATCCTGAGCGTAGTGCCCGAAGGGCACGAAGTCGAAGGGCAGGCGCATGAGAAGTCTACGTCTCGCTGATCACATGATGGGGAGCCTTACGCCGGCCAGGCCGGCGAGAATTCCAACGATAAAGCCGAGTGCGTCGGCGTAGAGCAACGCACGTTTCGGTGACAGCCGCTCGTAAAACCCAGCAACGGGGTTTCGGGAAAACCAGAACAATGCAAAGCTCGCGGGTAAAATAACGACCGAAAGAACCGCCGTCAAGATCATTCCCTGCACGGCGGCTGCGACCAATCCCAATCCTAAATCCGCCGGAATCGTAATTCCGCCGACGGCGATCGCCCACGCAAAGATATAGACGGCCAGGCCTTGACCGAAACCCGCGAGCACCATACCGCTGCGTGCGGCAGCACGCCATCCCTTATTGGTTGCCATTACATATCGAATCGGCAATTTGTGGCGCCCGGCGGATTGTCGTAATGTGGGACCGCTTGGAATATCCCGATGACGGCAATGCATATCACGATGAGTGCCGCCTGCACGATGAACGTCCATCGTGGATAGAAATAACCCGAAACCGCGGCGATGAGGGCGATGCCGAACGTTGCCGGAAGCGTCAACGCGACGATAAACACCGCGAAGGTCGCCTCGTCTTCGATTCCGCAGCGGTTCGGCATGCCGACTGCCGTCCAGAAGCACACGAGGAGCAGCAACGTCAAAGCGACCGCGAACGCAACGTAGCATACGCGCAAAACATATATCACGTTGGACTCCTTTCATCAAAAATTTATGGTTGGACAGGGATTCACCAAGCACGGAATCGCGATTGCCGCAAACGTGGCGAAGAGGATCGCGTAGCCGGTCGTCGTCCGAGCCGGCGTACGTCGAACTCCCGAGCTGATCAGCGCCCAAATCAGCGCGATGAAGGCGCAAACTGGAACCCACACCACGGACAAATAGAATAATGCTATGGGAATCGACAGAAGGGGTCCAGGGCAAGCGCGATTCAGGCACCAGCCGACAAGCGCTCCGAAAACCACGGAGAAACCTAAACCAAATCCGTATATGAACCGTGCGTAGTTCGAATATGTTGTCACGAACGTGTGTCCTTTTTGGCGAGTTCACGCTCAGGGTAGCAGCCGATGGCCCCAAAGACGTCCGTAGGATTACGGAAAAGTGGACCACGCTAAGGCCAAGGGCCGCAGGCTTGCATGGGCGCGAAAACGATCGCTAACAAAGCAGTCGCGATTGCGGCAAGGGGCGTTGCGACGATCACGAATCGTGCGTTCATCCTCATGCCGGACGGTAACAGCCCACCGGCTACAAAAGCTGCTGTGAAAGCAGCGAGGGTGGCCATCTCCATCCACCACGGATCCTTAAAACTTAGCAGACCGGCCAGTACCGCTGGAAAAAGAAGGACCATCATAACTGCACCGAACGAGCCGCAGCTCTTTACAACCAACCCGAGCAAGAGCGCCAAGAGTAAGACGAGAACGAATAGAAGTGCCGTGAAAGCAGAACCGCATTTAAACTTCACGACGGACTCCTTGGTTTGAGCGTAAGGAGTGTGACCGCGCCGAGCAGCGCGATGGCGATGCCAAAGGCGATACTGATCACGAGCGGCTGCGAAACCGTGACGACCGGCGAGCTGGAACGAACGGCGGTCGACTCGGCCAACTCCGCAGAGAGGAAATGCCGCGGGTTATCGTGTTCGATCAGCGCGCTCAGATCGTAGACCGGCGCTTGCGCGCCGTTCACGCGCTGCAAGCTGTACGATCGATGCGGCGCGGCGACGAACACGAGCGCGCGCCGTGGCCCGTACGCCGTCACGCCGAGGTCCTCAAGCGGTTCGTCGTCACCGTTCACGATCTCGGCACGAACGTAGCGTCCCGATCCGCCCGATAGCGGCACTTCGAGCGTGGGAGAACCCTGAGCGAAGCGCTCGATGTCGCCCTCGCCGGCAAACTCCCAATTCTCCCCGTCGTCGCTGCGCGAGACCGT comes from the Candidatus Baltobacteraceae bacterium genome and includes:
- a CDS encoding methylmalonyl-CoA mutase family protein, producing MIDRPSGLGAEPTPEFQEEQRRWEAASAKGKSRRGPGSGATDRTISDVPLKTAYGPADVAGLDLARDLAWPGEFPYVRGIHANGYRDRLWTMRQFAGFGTAKQTNERYHFLLEQGQHGLSVAFDMPTLMGYDSDAPQARGEVGKCGVAIDSLADMEALFDGIDMGDITTSMTINGPAAIAVAQYIAAAEKKGIPRKALGGTIQADILKEYIAQKEWIFPPRPHMRVIVDMIEFCTREMPKWNTISISGYHIREAGSTAAQELAFTLADGFAYVEACMAAGMDVDEFAPRLSFFFNSHIDFFEEIAKFRAARRIYARHMRDKYGAKDERSWKLRFHTQTAGCSATAQQPENNIVRVAFEAMAAVLGGTQSLHTNSMDEVLALPTEKSVEIALRTQQVLAYETNVTNVVDPLGGSYFVEALTDEMERQAEAYFTQIEEYGGVVEAIEAGFFQKEIAEASYRYQRSIESKDRVIVGVNHFQREEDRGDLDLLKITEEVAQGQARSLQELRAKRDAGKVQQTLDRLQKACRDEGDNLMPHLIDCVNAYCSEGEIVEAMAAVYGRYTERSVF
- a CDS encoding cobalamin B12-binding domain-containing protein: MANRPLRIVIAKAGLDGHDRGAKVIARALRDAGMEVIYTGLFQTPEQIVQTAIQEDADGIGLSILSGAHMTLFPLVLEQLEAQGAGDVVFFGGGTIPPEDADELRKAGVKAVFTPGAPLQEIIDFVEAECGKRRELVG
- a CDS encoding S8 family serine peptidase — translated: MMKPLSPLFVAATIIVLAGCGVSQATPSMPASGDVFALRSVNQAPSRALAPLCASPPLGSFRCFAWAHAAHRGIEGLTPHDLQSAYRLPSTSRGSGQILAIVDAYDDPRAESDLDVYRAHFHLGSCTVKNGCFEKINEYGVRGDYPQVDRGWSGEISLDLDAASAVCPNCKLLLVEATTNTARDLGFAVNAAARAGAGVISNSYGGYEYAPYDPNFDQRGKAIVVAGSGDSGYFPEQPASFATVVAVGGTTLERAHNARGWTERVWNDPDIGATGSGCSDFVAKPSWQTDRGCPTRAAADVSAVGDPLTGLAVYDSLRLAKNRPGGWMVIGGTSASTPVIAGIYALAGNAKALSSTFAQSIYSSAGSRSLNHIHAGSNGSCPLVYDYICRAGRGYNGPTGWGTPNGIGAF
- a CDS encoding glutamate--tRNA ligase family protein — encoded protein: MRVRTRVAPSPTGDPHVGTAYVALVNYCFAKHNGGEFLLRIEDTDQARSTPESERAILDSL